The following coding sequences lie in one Pontibacter sp. G13 genomic window:
- a CDS encoding TonB-dependent receptor: MMRTLLLAFLGLTCLTPLQAQEFPQGKIDKFLCCDLDVAFTKLAQLTELTFAYDTAAFQSIRYTSHPKNKTITEILDRICKDHKLKYFMDQEGVVHVVDKWTDISQISLAQSQDYEGDASRNEFTLTGRVRDTETFESLPYVTVRIKGVPQGTSTNVDGYFTLLDVPSDTSTLIFTYIGYERLEVRLSPEVDIDHFYVELKSAELNLSQVTITAEKEELLQVSGDQISIVKMSPAKLNSLPNLGEKDILRAFQLMPGVSSANEHSSGLYVRGGTPDQVLVLYDGFTVYNVEHMFGFFSAFNSNTIKDVQMYKGGFDARYGGRLSSVVEITGKEGDQKAFNFAGDISLMSVNGFVEFPMGEKWTAIVGGRRSWKSPIYQKIFDQFAEESDDPTAGFGRGFGRNTTQETESFFYDVNAKVTYRPSEDDVVAWSFYKGKDNLDNSIAPNTGGFGGRFGENFNLNIETTDLTNWGNTGASLKWSKKFSDTFYLNSLLSYSNYFSLRDRSTSGALMGIDGEQNDISRGVTEDNNLLDLTGKVDLIYQFSPQQQLEMGVQAIHNDIDYTYQQNDSITVIDRSTQGETYTAYLQDRIHLFGEQLTLVPGIRYNFFSETAGSYWEPRMNFLWQATKRLKIKGGTGQYYQFARRVTREDITQGSRDFWVLSDGDQLPVSSSWQYILGASYETSDFLMDIEAFYKDLQNVTEYSLRFETTRTSIDYSENFFTGSGQAKGVEFLLQKKLGNLKGWLGYTLSQVSHNIPAFGNYDFYAAHDVTHEFNTVGTYRWKNWEFGATWIYATGRPYTAPEGGYELDLLDGTTADYLNVSIKNGNRLPAYHRLDLSATHHFTLGEHAPCTLGFSVFNLYNRSNVWYNEYEVVEGEVIETPIYYLGITPNVNLTFKLR; encoded by the coding sequence ATGATGAGAACGCTTCTGCTTGCCTTCCTCGGCTTGACATGCCTTACCCCCCTCCAAGCCCAAGAGTTTCCACAGGGGAAGATCGACAAGTTCCTGTGTTGCGATTTAGATGTGGCATTCACCAAACTCGCTCAATTGACTGAATTGACATTTGCCTATGACACAGCGGCATTTCAATCCATTCGATACACCTCCCATCCCAAAAACAAGACGATCACCGAAATTCTGGATCGGATCTGCAAGGATCATAAACTGAAGTACTTCATGGATCAGGAGGGCGTCGTGCATGTCGTGGACAAATGGACGGACATTTCTCAAATTTCCTTGGCACAATCCCAAGACTATGAGGGAGATGCGTCCAGAAATGAATTCACTTTGACGGGTCGTGTAAGGGATACTGAGACCTTCGAATCGCTTCCCTACGTCACCGTTCGGATCAAGGGAGTGCCGCAAGGTACTTCTACCAATGTCGATGGCTACTTCACGCTTTTGGATGTGCCGTCGGACACCTCCACCCTGATTTTCACCTACATCGGCTATGAAAGACTAGAAGTAAGGCTTTCTCCGGAAGTAGACATCGATCATTTCTATGTGGAGTTGAAATCCGCAGAATTGAATTTGTCTCAGGTGACTATCACGGCTGAGAAAGAAGAGTTGCTTCAGGTGAGTGGAGATCAGATTAGCATTGTGAAAATGTCTCCTGCCAAACTCAATTCTCTACCCAACCTTGGCGAAAAGGACATTCTGCGTGCCTTTCAGCTGATGCCGGGAGTCAGTTCTGCCAATGAGCATTCCTCGGGATTGTATGTCCGAGGGGGCACGCCGGATCAAGTGTTGGTGCTGTATGACGGATTTACGGTTTACAATGTGGAGCACATGTTTGGTTTTTTCAGCGCTTTCAACAGCAATACCATAAAGGATGTGCAGATGTACAAAGGCGGATTCGATGCCCGATATGGGGGCCGGCTGTCTAGTGTGGTGGAAATCACGGGAAAGGAGGGAGATCAGAAAGCCTTTAACTTCGCCGGGGATATCAGCCTCATGTCCGTGAATGGATTCGTGGAATTTCCAATGGGGGAAAAATGGACCGCTATTGTTGGTGGACGAAGGAGCTGGAAAAGTCCCATTTACCAAAAAATATTTGATCAATTCGCCGAAGAATCCGATGACCCGACAGCAGGGTTTGGGAGAGGGTTTGGACGAAATACCACGCAGGAGACCGAATCCTTCTTTTATGATGTGAATGCCAAAGTAACCTACCGGCCTTCTGAGGATGATGTGGTGGCTTGGAGCTTTTACAAGGGCAAGGACAATCTGGACAATTCCATCGCTCCGAATACAGGAGGATTTGGGGGACGATTTGGCGAAAACTTCAACCTCAACATTGAGACCACCGACCTCACGAATTGGGGAAATACTGGCGCTTCCCTCAAGTGGTCCAAAAAGTTTTCAGATACATTCTACCTGAATTCCCTGCTCAGTTATTCCAACTATTTCAGTTTGCGAGATCGCTCTACATCCGGTGCCTTGATGGGAATCGATGGGGAACAAAACGACATTTCTCGCGGCGTAACCGAGGACAACAACCTCCTGGACTTGACCGGCAAGGTAGATCTGATTTACCAATTCTCGCCGCAGCAACAACTCGAAATGGGAGTTCAAGCCATCCATAACGACATCGACTACACCTACCAGCAAAACGATAGTATCACGGTCATTGATCGATCTACGCAAGGGGAGACTTATACCGCCTATCTACAGGATCGCATCCACCTATTTGGGGAGCAACTGACCTTGGTTCCCGGGATCCGCTACAATTTTTTCTCGGAAACAGCAGGATCGTATTGGGAACCTCGGATGAATTTTCTTTGGCAAGCCACAAAGCGTCTAAAAATCAAGGGAGGGACCGGGCAGTACTATCAATTCGCCCGAAGGGTGACCCGAGAAGACATCACGCAAGGCAGCAGGGATTTCTGGGTATTGTCTGATGGGGATCAATTGCCCGTCAGTTCTTCATGGCAATACATCTTGGGCGCATCCTACGAGACATCTGATTTCCTGATGGATATAGAAGCCTTTTATAAGGACCTGCAAAATGTCACCGAATATTCCCTCCGCTTCGAAACTACCCGGACGAGTATAGATTACTCCGAAAACTTCTTCACCGGATCAGGACAAGCCAAAGGGGTGGAGTTCTTGCTCCAGAAAAAGCTCGGCAATCTGAAAGGCTGGTTGGGATATACCCTCAGCCAAGTGTCTCACAACATTCCAGCATTCGGAAACTATGATTTCTATGCAGCGCATGATGTCACCCATGAATTCAATACCGTTGGGACCTATCGGTGGAAAAACTGGGAATTTGGAGCAACGTGGATTTATGCGACTGGAAGGCCCTATACTGCTCCAGAGGGAGGGTATGAATTGGACCTGCTGGATGGCACAACCGCAGACTACTTGAATGTCTCCATCAAAAATGGCAACCGTTTGCCCGCCTACCATCGTCTGGACCTTTCGGCTACCCACCATTTCACCCTTGGAGAACATGCGCCTTGTACGTTGGGATTCTCGGTATTCAATCTCTACAATCGCTCCAATGTCTGGTACAACGAGTATGAAGTGGTCGAAGGCGAAGTCATTGAAACCCCCATCTACTATTTGGGAATTACCCCGAATGTAAACCTGACCTTCAAACTGAGATAA
- a CDS encoding DUF3604 domain-containing protein has translation MSLSYSRRYIYLIIWLSFGLFGCNPSTDSDKKDKGSSPNTNQPTQTEGFSETRNAYFGCMHVHTSYSFDGSINKCITLPDDAYRWAKGESIPGGKGRSDLQIKVPLDFYAVSDHAEFLGIFNEMKNPASPLSKLEIAKKMTSDDPAVSFEAFGDFLYSYSMGEPQDPLLFDPEIMKPIWKDIVETADQHYEPGQFTTFPAFEWSSNPNTRNLHRVVVFMNSQHVPDLPYSSTDSERPEDLWKWMDQTRANGATLLAIPHNANASDGLMFSMNDSDGNPISAEYSSIRMKNEPLYEISQIKGTSETHPDLSPNDEFADFEEWDYTLAATAERPTHRAGSFIRRALQDGMLLQSQGKGNPFKYGVIGDSDTHNSGASVEEDNYTGKFAMENDPKDRLTPELASEANNQQIREFSSGGLAGVWAEENTRESIFSAMMRKETFGTSGTRLKVRCFGSFNYPDGIMDQTDWLTQAYKYGTPMGGSLFSGQQGSPTFLIHAVKEANGANLDRTQVIKLWIDNSGEIQEKVYEAAWSDNRRLDKDGKLPPVGNTVDVSKATYTNEIGDVELKSIWTDPDFNPDQYACYYVRVLEIPTPRWSTYDAVTLGIPPRDDLPKTIQERAWTSPIWYEPK, from the coding sequence ATGTCACTGTCATATTCTCGTAGGTATATTTACTTGATTATCTGGTTGTCATTCGGATTGTTTGGGTGTAATCCCTCTACAGATTCGGATAAAAAGGACAAAGGCTCTTCTCCTAACACTAACCAGCCAACCCAGACCGAGGGGTTTTCCGAGACCCGCAATGCCTATTTTGGATGCATGCATGTGCATACCAGTTATTCCTTCGATGGATCTATCAACAAATGCATCACCCTCCCGGACGATGCCTACCGATGGGCCAAAGGAGAATCCATCCCCGGTGGAAAAGGGCGTTCTGACCTCCAAATCAAAGTGCCGCTTGATTTCTATGCGGTTTCCGATCATGCGGAGTTTTTGGGAATTTTTAATGAAATGAAGAATCCTGCTTCACCGCTCAGCAAATTGGAGATAGCCAAAAAGATGACCTCAGATGATCCTGCAGTATCATTTGAAGCATTTGGTGATTTCCTGTATTCCTACTCGATGGGTGAGCCACAAGATCCTTTGCTTTTCGATCCGGAAATCATGAAACCCATTTGGAAGGATATCGTGGAGACGGCAGATCAACACTATGAACCCGGTCAGTTCACGACGTTTCCTGCCTTCGAATGGTCTTCCAATCCCAATACCCGAAACCTTCACCGTGTAGTGGTCTTTATGAACTCTCAGCATGTCCCGGATTTGCCTTATTCGTCGACTGACTCTGAACGTCCGGAAGATTTGTGGAAATGGATGGATCAGACTCGTGCCAATGGAGCCACTTTGCTGGCGATTCCCCACAATGCCAATGCAAGCGATGGACTTATGTTTTCCATGAACGATTCGGATGGAAACCCTATTTCTGCTGAATACAGTTCTATTCGCATGAAAAATGAACCGCTCTATGAAATATCACAGATCAAGGGTACTTCCGAAACCCATCCCGATTTGTCGCCCAATGATGAATTTGCTGACTTTGAGGAATGGGACTACACCTTGGCAGCTACCGCAGAGCGCCCCACGCATCGTGCAGGGAGCTTCATCCGAAGGGCCTTGCAAGATGGGATGCTCCTTCAGAGTCAAGGCAAGGGCAATCCATTCAAGTATGGGGTAATTGGGGATTCGGATACCCACAATTCGGGAGCTTCGGTAGAGGAGGATAATTACACCGGGAAATTTGCTATGGAGAATGATCCCAAAGACCGACTGACTCCTGAGCTTGCCTCCGAAGCCAACAATCAACAAATCCGTGAATTCAGTTCCGGAGGACTGGCAGGAGTTTGGGCTGAGGAAAACACCCGCGAATCTATTTTCTCGGCAATGATGCGCAAAGAGACTTTTGGCACATCTGGTACCCGACTCAAAGTACGTTGCTTCGGAAGCTTCAACTATCCCGACGGCATCATGGATCAGACTGATTGGCTCACCCAAGCCTATAAATATGGTACGCCGATGGGTGGCTCTCTCTTTTCTGGCCAACAAGGTTCTCCTACCTTCCTTATTCATGCTGTCAAGGAGGCCAATGGGGCCAATCTCGATCGGACTCAGGTGATCAAGCTTTGGATCGATAATTCGGGGGAGATTCAAGAGAAAGTATACGAAGCCGCTTGGTCGGACAATCGAAGACTGGATAAAGATGGGAAATTGCCTCCTGTGGGCAATACGGTAGATGTCTCCAAAGCCACCTACACCAATGAGATCGGGGACGTGGAACTCAAATCCATCTGGACAGATCCAGATTTCAACCCAGATCAATACGCGTGCTACTATGTGCGGGTATTGGAAATTCCCACCCCGCGCTGGTCCACCTATGATGCCGTCACATTAGGGATTCCCCCTCGGGATGATTTGCCCAAAACCATCCAGGAACGAGCCTGGACTTCCCCAATCTGGTACGAACCCAAATAA
- a CDS encoding peptidylprolyl isomerase codes for MSKFLSQPLVHFLLIGALLFGLYTWVSPDEPPAQILIGESEVNAWADKWELQWGRPPTSSEIAVLTEQFIESEILYREALEMGLDHHDEVVRRRLAQKMKFVVEDLVELTPPTEQELRQYFKEKADQYRLPDRYAFSHKYFSPDLRTDPWEDALEQQQQEIPQGDLGMFPKAWTRLTTQQMDRELGVNFREEMEQLSPSDQWQGPIRSGFGVHLIKLDQVIPGKLPNWEDVQASVHADFQRAQRLRFNEALIQTIRSKYEVVYDFPILTDSLAVSP; via the coding sequence ATGTCCAAATTCCTCTCCCAGCCTCTTGTCCATTTCCTGCTGATCGGTGCTCTGCTATTTGGTCTGTATACTTGGGTTTCGCCTGACGAACCTCCCGCTCAGATTTTGATCGGAGAATCCGAAGTCAATGCCTGGGCGGACAAATGGGAGCTTCAATGGGGGCGTCCGCCAACTTCATCGGAAATAGCTGTCCTTACCGAGCAATTCATTGAATCCGAGATCCTCTACCGCGAGGCCCTTGAAATGGGGTTGGACCATCATGATGAAGTAGTTCGTAGGCGACTGGCCCAAAAGATGAAATTTGTAGTGGAGGATTTGGTGGAATTGACACCCCCCACTGAGCAGGAATTGAGGCAGTATTTCAAGGAAAAGGCCGACCAATATCGACTCCCTGACCGCTATGCATTCAGCCACAAATATTTCAGTCCAGACCTGAGAACTGATCCGTGGGAGGATGCGCTTGAGCAACAGCAGCAGGAAATCCCGCAAGGCGATCTCGGGATGTTTCCCAAAGCATGGACGAGGCTCACAACTCAGCAAATGGATCGAGAACTGGGGGTTAATTTTCGGGAAGAAATGGAACAACTCAGTCCCTCGGATCAATGGCAAGGACCTATCCGGTCTGGGTTTGGCGTCCATTTGATCAAATTGGATCAGGTCATTCCGGGGAAATTGCCCAATTGGGAAGACGTGCAGGCTAGCGTTCATGCCGATTTCCAGCGAGCGCAAAGACTTCGGTTCAATGAAGCGCTGATCCAGACGATCCGATCCAAATACGAAGTGGTGTACGATTTCCCGATACTGACCGACTCCTTAGCTGTATCCCCATGA
- a CDS encoding HupE/UreJ family protein — MKYWLLLVMIVSTPFGGMCHEVRPAYLGITQLTGNQVEIVWKVPAQSNRVLGIMPQFPPDWNVKLVSQLMLDGAFRQQFRMEIPADFRGSEIYFDGLSATMTDVLARAEFADGSQQVELIRPAAPVFRIPMIPSPTSVARTYFLLGVDHIWLGIDHLLFVLGLVLITVGGWKIFKTVTAFTLAHSITLSLAALNLIHVPIPPVEAMIALSILFLAWEAIRHRTGHATLTGQKPWWVAFSFGLLHGVGFASALGETGLPHGDIPLALGMFNVGVEFGQIVFVAILLGIRIGARRFFPRILPPAYRMLAYAIGGCASFWLIERIVGFWG; from the coding sequence ATGAAGTATTGGCTGCTGCTAGTGATGATTGTTTCCACTCCATTTGGAGGAATGTGCCATGAAGTCCGGCCTGCATATTTGGGAATTACTCAACTGACTGGAAACCAAGTAGAGATTGTCTGGAAGGTGCCCGCCCAATCCAATCGGGTGCTGGGAATCATGCCCCAGTTCCCTCCTGACTGGAACGTCAAATTGGTTTCTCAACTCATGTTGGATGGTGCTTTTCGACAACAGTTTCGGATGGAAATACCAGCGGATTTCCGGGGAAGTGAAATCTACTTTGATGGACTTTCAGCTACCATGACGGATGTACTTGCGAGAGCGGAATTCGCCGATGGATCCCAGCAGGTTGAATTGATTCGGCCAGCGGCTCCCGTCTTCCGCATTCCCATGATCCCTTCTCCCACTAGCGTTGCGAGAACCTATTTCCTACTGGGAGTGGATCATATTTGGTTGGGGATTGATCACCTGCTATTCGTATTGGGATTGGTTTTGATCACCGTAGGGGGCTGGAAAATCTTCAAAACCGTGACGGCCTTTACGTTGGCACATAGCATAACCCTAAGTTTGGCCGCCCTAAATCTGATCCATGTGCCCATTCCACCCGTGGAGGCGATGATTGCGCTCAGTATCTTATTTTTGGCTTGGGAAGCGATCCGGCACCGGACGGGGCATGCCACATTGACGGGTCAGAAGCCTTGGTGGGTAGCTTTTTCCTTTGGGTTGCTCCACGGTGTGGGATTCGCCTCTGCTCTGGGAGAGACAGGGTTGCCGCACGGTGATATCCCTTTGGCACTGGGGATGTTCAATGTAGGCGTTGAATTTGGGCAAATCGTATTTGTGGCGATCCTGCTGGGAATTCGAATAGGCGCTAGGCGATTTTTCCCAAGGATCCTTCCTCCGGCTTATCGAATGTTGGCTTATGCGATTGGGGGATGCGCATCTTTTTGGCTGATTGAACGCATCGTGGGGTTTTGGGGCTAA
- a CDS encoding DUF4932 domain-containing protein — protein sequence MARKTAYLTSMKLIPSFLGILLLATGCQLTDSHSSEPQILKTSIDPITYRIDGEAHPTWSLAPDLKPDRLEIECKGGLAEVAFITDMDSLRWDLHVGDTVQFWVLKEGMDSALTELVGVPQNVTFTDDFIKANQGKFNVDIPEVQELAHILVALSDIGQQDSNMVDMTTEYYQEVMAHFRPFMTHPAVQEMNEHITEVFGQSSYFYYYGLKMNACGYVFNEQGEIVEDGIIRKMGFGPAPDPIGEKTGLFEAFAGVSNFREFYADHQPYYDELIETYRSLNPIDKMQTWLEAKFPYSYGNYRTTFSPLVNGAHSTNRFEDNGFKQTVMFVCRADYREQYNQAVNEMIQSRIVFTEIDHNFVNPHSDLHHDRIDEAMSNRSYWADDEKPGVTSYWSPYAVFNEYMTFAVFSMYCMDEFEQADIDTFMPRMEGMMSQNRGFIQFVDFNQELMRVYQAQKDISMDELYDHMLTWCSARNAQPNG from the coding sequence ATGGCTCGTAAAACCGCTTATCTCACCTCTATGAAATTGATCCCCAGCTTTCTCGGAATCCTGCTATTGGCCACTGGTTGCCAACTGACTGATTCCCATTCTTCCGAACCTCAAATTCTGAAAACCTCGATTGATCCTATTACCTACCGAATCGATGGCGAGGCTCATCCCACTTGGAGCCTCGCGCCTGACTTGAAACCCGACCGTCTAGAGATAGAATGTAAGGGGGGACTGGCTGAGGTGGCCTTTATCACGGATATGGATTCTCTGCGATGGGATCTGCATGTAGGCGATACCGTACAGTTTTGGGTGCTGAAGGAAGGCATGGATTCGGCGCTGACAGAATTGGTCGGCGTACCTCAAAACGTCACGTTTACAGACGATTTCATCAAGGCCAATCAGGGCAAGTTTAACGTGGATATCCCTGAGGTGCAGGAGTTGGCCCACATTCTGGTAGCGCTTTCAGACATCGGTCAGCAAGATTCCAACATGGTTGACATGACCACTGAATACTATCAGGAAGTCATGGCACATTTCCGCCCATTCATGACCCATCCCGCCGTGCAGGAAATGAATGAACACATCACCGAAGTATTTGGCCAGTCCAGCTATTTCTACTATTACGGACTCAAGATGAATGCCTGTGGGTACGTCTTCAATGAACAGGGAGAGATCGTGGAGGATGGGATTATCCGGAAGATGGGCTTTGGTCCAGCACCTGATCCGATCGGGGAGAAAACAGGGCTTTTCGAGGCGTTTGCAGGGGTCTCAAACTTTCGGGAATTTTATGCCGATCATCAGCCTTACTATGATGAATTGATCGAAACCTACCGGTCGCTCAATCCCATTGACAAGATGCAAACCTGGTTGGAGGCCAAGTTCCCGTATTCCTATGGAAACTACCGGACGACCTTTTCTCCACTCGTCAACGGTGCCCATTCTACCAATCGATTCGAGGACAATGGATTCAAGCAAACCGTGATGTTCGTTTGCCGTGCGGATTATCGCGAACAGTACAATCAAGCCGTGAACGAGATGATCCAGTCGCGGATCGTATTTACCGAGATTGACCACAACTTTGTCAATCCGCATTCTGACCTCCATCATGATAGGATCGATGAGGCCATGTCCAACCGAAGCTATTGGGCCGATGATGAAAAACCGGGTGTCACCAGCTACTGGTCGCCTTACGCGGTGTTCAACGAGTACATGACATTTGCGGTGTTTTCGATGTATTGCATGGACGAATTTGAGCAAGCAGACATAGATACCTTCATGCCGAGGATGGAGGGGATGATGAGTCAAAATCGGGGATTCATCCAGTTTGTGGATTTCAATCAAGAGCTGATGCGTGTCTATCAAGCGCAGAAAGATATTTCGATGGACGAACTGTATGATCACATGTTGACTTGGTGCTCAGCGAGAAACGCTCAACCCAATGGATAG
- a CDS encoding TetR/AcrR family transcriptional regulator: protein MAVKTKYDRASIIQAAVKLVEEQGHAKYSVRNVAQALNSSTQPIYSHFQDSHEVYEEVLAEIKRRLVAHTRIEYTEFIFRNIGFGFTIFARDYPNLFTAFFDDSGANREFVKEFLSDMRDALDLDERFHLVPAVEKDKLLNKMWTLSYGYTHLIIRGMVDDVSDEALQEFLLDAGTAIIKDTLTKAGLMHNEKPAFD, encoded by the coding sequence ATGGCCGTCAAGACCAAATACGACCGTGCGTCCATTATTCAAGCTGCCGTCAAGCTTGTTGAGGAACAAGGTCACGCAAAATATTCGGTTCGCAACGTCGCTCAGGCGCTCAATTCCTCAACGCAACCGATTTACAGCCACTTTCAGGACAGCCATGAAGTATATGAGGAAGTGCTTGCCGAGATCAAGCGACGACTTGTTGCCCACACCCGGATCGAGTACACCGAATTCATATTCCGCAACATCGGATTCGGATTTACCATTTTTGCGAGAGATTATCCCAACTTGTTTACCGCCTTTTTCGATGACAGCGGTGCCAATCGCGAATTTGTCAAGGAGTTTCTCTCGGACATGCGAGACGCGCTGGATTTGGACGAACGCTTCCATCTGGTTCCTGCGGTTGAGAAAGACAAACTCCTCAACAAGATGTGGACGTTGAGTTACGGATATACACATCTGATCATTCGCGGAATGGTGGATGATGTCTCCGATGAAGCGTTGCAGGAATTTCTGTTGGACGCAGGTACGGCCATTATCAAGGATACCCTGACCAAAGCTGGATTGATGCACAATGAAAAGCCAGCCTTCGATTGA
- a CDS encoding PQQ-binding-like beta-propeller repeat protein has product MAQVTFGINLRTSFNPAPKALVPAGSGSFLIAGRAFNDNQPDTGFALLYNPNNGILPIVWEQTYGSTYSTMFLDAAQLSDGNFIGVGIMFTSIYSGDENLWIVKMDAKDGSVIWEKNFGTPGVKRDGYAVAATSDGGFVVSAIYLDKSGDLKTQVIKYDGNGNQSWEVDLDTGVAYSMIPTSDGSFVLSGATPPDVSGNNRLFVAKVSGDGKLVWNQVYDQFEAYIMLQSGISELSNGDFAVCGKSIWLKIAPNGSMIWGFQNDNLILNTVEEMPDQSLSFAGALLDPNGNSRAYVVNVSPTGSQINWDNTEIESPSSIAQIQLTPSKEVIGTGSTPLGGGSNQLFLAVFHHAEQLAPNQGKAPKSSASATRSAK; this is encoded by the coding sequence ATGGCGCAAGTAACCTTCGGAATCAACCTCAGAACTTCCTTCAATCCGGCCCCAAAAGCATTGGTACCAGCGGGTTCCGGCTCGTTCTTGATCGCAGGCAGGGCCTTCAACGACAATCAGCCCGATACTGGATTTGCCTTGCTCTACAATCCCAATAACGGCATACTTCCCATCGTTTGGGAGCAAACCTATGGCAGTACCTACAGCACCATGTTTCTCGATGCAGCACAATTGAGCGATGGGAATTTTATCGGGGTAGGCATCATGTTTACCTCCATTTATTCAGGGGACGAAAACCTGTGGATCGTGAAAATGGACGCCAAGGACGGGAGTGTGATCTGGGAGAAAAACTTCGGTACGCCCGGCGTCAAAAGAGATGGCTATGCCGTTGCAGCCACTTCGGACGGTGGATTTGTCGTTTCTGCCATTTATCTGGACAAATCCGGAGACCTCAAGACCCAGGTAATCAAATATGACGGCAATGGGAATCAATCTTGGGAGGTCGATCTGGATACCGGCGTCGCCTACAGCATGATTCCCACTTCGGATGGCAGCTTTGTATTGAGTGGTGCGACTCCACCAGATGTTTCCGGCAACAATCGCCTGTTTGTAGCCAAGGTATCTGGGGACGGCAAACTCGTTTGGAATCAGGTATATGACCAGTTTGAGGCTTATATCATGCTTCAAAGCGGAATCTCAGAATTGTCAAATGGAGATTTCGCAGTATGCGGCAAATCGATCTGGCTCAAGATTGCCCCCAATGGTTCGATGATTTGGGGATTCCAAAACGACAACTTGATCCTCAACACGGTGGAAGAAATGCCAGACCAGAGCTTATCATTCGCAGGAGCGCTCCTCGATCCCAATGGCAATTCACGAGCGTATGTGGTCAATGTATCCCCCACGGGAAGTCAAATCAATTGGGACAATACCGAGATCGAAAGCCCTTCGAGCATCGCGCAAATCCAGCTCACGCCTTCGAAGGAAGTCATCGGAACGGGCAGCACGCCTTTGGGGGGAGGCTCCAACCAACTGTTCTTGGCCGTATTCCATCACGCTGAGCAATTGGCTCCCAATCAAGGAAAAGCCCCAAAATCCAGCGCATCCGCAACCAGAAGCGCCAAATAA